One Leptolyngbya sp. NIES-2104 genomic window carries:
- a CDS encoding NB-ARC domain-containing protein — MVHQQVSINRYTEQDIKFLIAVIEVALARKFEDAEFALIDALLHDFSIRYEEISQTRGYSKNYLRGQVGPRLWQDLSSVFQNIFRQPINKSSFERFVKHLAEQFNLSDDIDANQIRSQLNLELSNEIAVQHTDTLAQLYGRNIELSELSDLLSNYQCVSLVGAIGVGKTSLASHWVQSFGQNQFDVVIWRSLIHAPTPELLVDDLIRAFRQTSPKSFTLFSEKLNFLMTLLQQQRCLIVLDSAESIIQTTAISALNTYGDLRDYNQLIRYMTEQKHQSSLLLLSRQRFNQIVRLHHSKRSAQEMMLSGLALEAAQKILATHQLKDQSSWNALIEMYQGNPGLLMQISRYIETCFGGRVRHFLRCGTIVVPDEASKLYLEQIHQLSESDRIVLLDLATQNAPVQLSELYGVVKSRSTLIKSLTRLVELCLVERRVIESDSEPELVFDLAPVVKKIILAHPP, encoded by the coding sequence ATGGTGCATCAGCAGGTCAGCATAAATCGATACACTGAACAAGACATTAAGTTCTTGATAGCAGTGATAGAAGTCGCATTGGCACGGAAGTTTGAAGATGCTGAATTTGCTCTGATTGATGCACTGTTACATGATTTTAGTATAAGATACGAGGAGATTTCTCAGACTCGTGGTTACAGTAAAAACTACTTGCGGGGGCAGGTTGGTCCTCGGCTGTGGCAAGACTTATCGAGCGTTTTTCAAAATATCTTTCGTCAACCTATCAATAAATCTAGCTTTGAGCGGTTTGTGAAGCATCTCGCTGAACAATTCAATCTATCTGATGACATTGATGCGAATCAGATTAGATCGCAGCTTAACCTTGAACTATCGAATGAGATTGCAGTTCAGCACACAGACACTCTCGCACAGCTTTATGGACGCAATATCGAACTTTCAGAGTTATCAGATTTACTTTCAAATTACCAATGTGTCTCTCTAGTTGGAGCGATTGGAGTCGGAAAAACGTCTCTTGCGTCCCATTGGGTGCAATCATTTGGACAAAATCAGTTTGATGTAGTGATTTGGCGATCGCTTATCCACGCACCAACCCCAGAGTTACTTGTAGATGATCTCATTCGTGCATTTCGCCAAACTTCACCAAAATCGTTCACTTTATTTTCTGAAAAGCTGAACTTCTTGATGACGTTACTTCAGCAACAGCGATGCTTAATCGTGCTAGATAGCGCTGAATCTATTATTCAAACGACCGCAATCTCAGCCCTTAATACTTACGGTGATTTGCGAGATTACAATCAATTGATTCGCTACATGACTGAGCAAAAGCATCAGAGTTCTTTACTATTGCTTAGTCGGCAACGATTTAACCAGATCGTTCGATTGCATCACTCTAAGCGATCTGCACAAGAGATGATGCTCTCAGGACTGGCTCTTGAAGCGGCTCAAAAGATTCTAGCGACTCATCAACTAAAAGATCAGTCAAGCTGGAATGCATTGATTGAAATGTATCAGGGCAATCCTGGACTACTAATGCAAATTAGTCGATACATTGAGACCTGTTTTGGAGGGCGGGTTCGTCATTTCTTACGATGTGGGACGATCGTTGTCCCAGATGAAGCATCTAAATTGTATTTGGAGCAGATCCATCAGTTGAGTGAAAGCGATCGCATTGTATTGCTTGATCTCGCAACTCAAAATGCGCCTGTTCAACTCTCGGAACTATACGGTGTTGTGAAGTCACGATCAACCCTAATTAAATCTCTCACTCGTCTAGTCGAACTGTGTTTAGTGGAACGACGAGTGATTGAATCTGATAGTGAACCTGAGCTTGTTTTTGATTTGGCTCCAGTTGTTAAAAAGATTATCTTGGCGCATCCACCCTAA
- a CDS encoding protein kinase, whose amino-acid sequence MYCINPACPERQQSGAIRDYCPACGTLLILESKYEVIQQIAQTSQTEVFEVNVLDQDERKILKVLESADAKRLELFEREYAVLSWLDHPNIPKVGINDYFVVNTPVGRSLYCLVLEKIEGETLEQWLAQNGKTSEAVALRWMQQLCAPENSQNLSGILTYLHSHNLIHRDIKPSNLILQPNGDLALIDFGGVRELGQTDAIISNYPTIITSLGYSPPEQVNGQATVTSDFYALGRSWVSLLTGRNPIDLIDSQTNQLRWRHHAPQVSKPFAAWLNTLMSASPYQRPQTTIEIYTHLTEKLPQQIRASQRVNSWWFKVSIASISASLILGIGWGVSLWVSNDYLRKGAENLRIEQYQSARTDFETALKWNDRSAIAHNNLALSCYYLGDDDCAIAHYTRAIALSPDYWEAYYNLGAIYDRQERYDLASVQYLKAANGSPETKAQAINNLARLKNRQQQYTEAASLVQSVVQLTQAEPTLASLHKNLGWALFGLDRFEEAQIALERALSLDGSRIDTYCLLAFVKQARKLESDAELKTCLFSATKSPLPEVKEWRIQLAKRGF is encoded by the coding sequence GTGTACTGTATCAACCCTGCTTGTCCGGAGCGCCAACAGTCTGGAGCGATCAGAGATTACTGTCCAGCCTGTGGAACATTACTAATTCTCGAATCAAAATACGAAGTCATTCAACAAATTGCCCAAACATCTCAAACTGAAGTATTTGAAGTCAATGTACTTGATCAAGATGAGCGAAAAATTCTAAAAGTTCTTGAATCAGCAGACGCAAAACGGCTAGAACTTTTTGAACGAGAATATGCTGTCCTTTCTTGGCTAGATCATCCAAATATTCCTAAAGTGGGCATCAATGATTACTTTGTCGTCAATACACCTGTTGGGAGATCTCTGTATTGCCTAGTGCTAGAAAAGATAGAGGGTGAAACACTAGAGCAGTGGCTTGCCCAAAATGGAAAGACTTCTGAAGCGGTTGCACTGAGATGGATGCAGCAGTTATGCGCTCCTGAAAATTCGCAAAATCTTTCAGGCATCTTGACCTACTTACATTCCCACAACCTGATTCACCGTGATATTAAGCCTTCAAACCTGATCCTACAGCCCAATGGTGATTTAGCTTTGATCGATTTTGGTGGAGTGCGAGAACTTGGGCAGACAGATGCAATCATATCCAATTATCCGACTATCATCACTTCGCTAGGTTATTCGCCTCCAGAGCAGGTGAATGGACAAGCAACGGTGACTTCCGACTTTTATGCTTTGGGGCGAAGTTGGGTAAGTTTACTCACGGGTCGAAATCCTATCGATCTGATCGATTCACAGACAAACCAATTGCGCTGGCGACATCATGCTCCTCAAGTTTCAAAACCTTTTGCTGCTTGGTTAAACACACTAATGTCAGCATCACCCTACCAACGACCACAGACGACAATTGAAATCTATACTCACCTCACTGAGAAGTTACCTCAACAGATTCGAGCGAGTCAGAGGGTTAATTCTTGGTGGTTCAAAGTGTCGATCGCTAGTATTTCCGCCTCGCTGATCTTAGGAATCGGTTGGGGAGTCAGCCTTTGGGTATCGAATGACTATCTCCGCAAAGGAGCCGAAAATCTCCGAATAGAACAGTATCAATCTGCTCGCACTGATTTTGAAACTGCGCTGAAATGGAACGATCGTTCAGCAATCGCCCACAATAATTTGGCATTGTCTTGCTATTACTTGGGAGATGATGACTGCGCGATTGCACATTACACTCGTGCGATCGCGCTATCCCCGGACTATTGGGAGGCTTACTACAATTTGGGGGCAATTTACGATCGACAAGAACGTTACGATTTAGCATCAGTCCAATACTTGAAAGCCGCAAACGGTTCACCAGAAACTAAAGCTCAGGCAATCAACAACCTCGCAAGATTAAAGAATCGACAACAGCAATATACAGAAGCAGCTTCGCTCGTGCAATCTGTTGTTCAACTGACCCAAGCAGAACCAACTTTAGCCTCCCTGCACAAAAATCTAGGCTGGGCATTATTTGGCTTAGATCGTTTTGAAGAAGCACAGATAGCGCTAGAGCGTGCTTTATCGCTGGATGGTTCACGAATTGATACTTATTGTTTACTGGCATTCGTCAAACAAGCTAGAAAGCTTGAGTCAGATGCTGAACTCAAAACATGCCTGTTTTCAGCCACAAAATCCCCGCTTCCGGAAGTTAAAGAGTGGCGAATTCAGCTTGCGAAACGAGGGTTCTAA
- a CDS encoding fibronectin type III domain-containing protein, translating into MIRFVNLKILLAGYLVSNAISGFFSAAYSAPRQCIPIAYVLTESDKRFKPGDILCVGDKIELREARSFRVFCLATGKVVELSNGQIAPTGCGISQEDKPQACGNNLTFCVRSRGSIAARLKITEPDGSNIVNLRPQLSWQEIPGATSYRVRILGNIAWGKATTQPRLSYPANQPSLKPGSAYRVIVSAYRGNQMILSGEQTLNVISSDQIAPISTKADQK; encoded by the coding sequence GTGATTCGTTTTGTCAATCTAAAGATTCTGCTGGCAGGTTACTTGGTCAGTAACGCGATCTCTGGTTTCTTCTCTGCTGCCTATTCTGCGCCTCGGCAATGTATTCCGATCGCTTATGTCCTCACAGAGAGCGATAAACGTTTCAAGCCAGGTGACATTCTCTGCGTGGGAGACAAGATCGAACTGCGAGAGGCGCGATCGTTTCGCGTTTTCTGCCTTGCAACAGGGAAAGTTGTAGAGCTATCGAATGGGCAAATTGCGCCAACTGGGTGTGGCATTTCTCAAGAAGACAAACCTCAAGCTTGTGGAAACAATTTAACGTTCTGTGTTCGCTCGCGTGGAAGCATTGCGGCTCGATTAAAAATTACTGAACCTGATGGCAGCAATATTGTTAATCTTCGTCCTCAATTGAGTTGGCAGGAGATTCCAGGAGCAACGAGTTACCGAGTCCGGATACTTGGGAACATCGCGTGGGGTAAAGCAACAACACAGCCGCGACTGAGCTACCCGGCAAATCAGCCATCGCTCAAACCTGGTAGCGCCTATCGCGTAATTGTTAGTGCCTATCGAGGGAATCAAATGATTCTGAGCGGGGAGCAAACCTTGAACGTGATTTCTTCTGATCAGATTGCTCCAATTAGTACAAAAGCTGACCAGAAATAA
- a CDS encoding CHAT domain-containing protein, giving the protein MSRIYRILISLLMGLCLVVALPLLPQIGSLGRAQAIQPIDLSVLTNEGFAQFNAGDATTALKTWKRAAELYRQRGSQEGQLGSLVNQSLAMRSLGQFPQACQVLARDVLKLSDSLCFKQLYRSNTSAQEFTTAITQLQLPPISRLALYHLSEMLRLIGDLPNAKIALEALLRRPSEQPSIQEINLSFGNLERASFLQLRDKLGRSAVSNEFDTIVIQLCNHAEKALQYYQLAVRSSSTREMAQLNELSFLANLTKWLQTQQSNDLPELQKLAQTVTERRKVLLSIVLQSNFAQLSDIDRIYAQLNLVNSLLELSEEKTAQPLANTMWSEATAALQSSERLQNQRAKSFSLGALGRISAQTQKLSTAQAQLTEAMTIAQSISAWDAAYQWQRELALIAKQQGNIQSALQYYGAAINSLDQVWGNLLSITPDLQFSFQDQVEPIYRDFMALLVSQPNPNLRRVIQTYERLKLAELENFLQCGRLELTPLSQKSPTSKSTLFYILDLDQTVGVIVQTENQTKYYTANAETVRNSVDGLIFNLQNAVQDTELKLPSESVLRSYSEPLYRQLIAPAQQAKLINEETSLVFIMDATFQGIPLGLLHDGTDYLIAHHPMSLSIGSQLRATPQKENKLTALVAALSQSSPSFQDPRVRSLKLPLSDIESEVQAIQAVLPVTKLLNERFTLAKFQSDLSRSSYNIVHIATHGQFSSSPDETFLIAWDQLITAPQFSSLLKSRFQPNAGFDLLVLSACQTAQGDKRSPLGLAGIAAQSGAKTTLASLWLIDDTATAILIQHFYENLKAGQTAKVALQQAQMKLRQISAYSNPYFWSAFVLIGAI; this is encoded by the coding sequence GTGAGCCGGATTTATCGTATTCTGATTTCTCTTCTCATGGGGCTATGCTTAGTCGTTGCGCTTCCACTGTTGCCTCAGATTGGTAGTCTTGGTCGCGCTCAAGCCATTCAACCGATTGATCTATCTGTGCTGACAAATGAAGGATTTGCTCAATTCAATGCTGGAGATGCTACTACGGCATTGAAAACCTGGAAGCGAGCCGCCGAACTGTATCGTCAGCGAGGTTCTCAAGAGGGGCAGCTTGGAAGCTTGGTGAATCAGAGTTTGGCAATGAGATCGCTTGGTCAGTTTCCACAAGCCTGTCAAGTTCTCGCAAGAGATGTGCTGAAATTGTCTGATTCGCTCTGCTTCAAGCAACTTTATCGCTCCAATACCTCAGCACAAGAATTTACCACCGCAATTACGCAACTCCAGCTACCTCCAATCAGTCGGTTAGCACTTTATCATCTGAGTGAAATGCTCCGACTCATCGGTGACTTACCCAATGCAAAGATCGCGCTGGAAGCTTTACTCCGACGACCTTCAGAGCAACCATCGATTCAAGAAATCAATCTTAGCTTTGGAAATCTTGAACGTGCTTCTTTTCTTCAACTTCGCGATAAATTAGGTCGCTCTGCCGTCTCTAATGAATTCGACACGATCGTAATTCAACTTTGCAATCATGCAGAAAAAGCGCTTCAGTACTACCAACTGGCTGTTCGTTCTAGTTCAACTCGCGAGATGGCGCAACTGAACGAATTAAGCTTTCTTGCCAACCTAACAAAATGGCTTCAAACTCAACAAAGCAACGATTTACCAGAATTGCAGAAACTTGCTCAAACAGTTACAGAGCGGCGTAAGGTACTTTTGTCGATCGTATTACAATCTAACTTCGCACAGCTTTCGGACATCGATCGTATTTATGCTCAACTAAATTTGGTCAATAGCTTGCTTGAACTTTCAGAGGAGAAAACTGCACAACCCCTTGCGAACACGATGTGGAGCGAAGCTACCGCAGCCCTTCAATCGTCCGAACGCCTACAAAATCAACGCGCAAAATCTTTTAGCCTTGGTGCTTTAGGACGGATATCAGCTCAGACTCAAAAACTCAGTACTGCACAAGCTCAACTGACAGAAGCAATGACGATCGCGCAATCAATTTCAGCCTGGGATGCAGCCTATCAATGGCAGAGAGAGTTGGCTCTAATTGCCAAGCAGCAAGGCAATATTCAATCTGCACTGCAATACTATGGTGCTGCGATCAACAGCCTAGATCAAGTCTGGGGAAATTTACTATCGATTACTCCAGATCTACAATTTTCCTTTCAAGATCAGGTGGAACCGATTTATCGTGATTTCATGGCGTTGTTGGTTAGCCAACCCAATCCAAACCTACGGCGCGTCATTCAAACCTATGAGCGCTTGAAGTTAGCAGAACTTGAAAATTTCTTACAGTGTGGCAGACTTGAACTTACGCCGCTTTCTCAAAAATCTCCAACATCAAAATCAACGTTGTTTTATATTCTCGATCTCGATCAAACCGTTGGTGTGATTGTTCAAACTGAGAATCAGACGAAGTACTATACCGCAAACGCGGAAACCGTTAGAAATAGCGTAGATGGACTGATCTTCAATCTACAAAATGCGGTACAAGATACTGAACTCAAACTGCCCAGTGAATCAGTTCTCAGAAGCTACAGTGAGCCTCTCTATCGTCAATTAATTGCACCTGCTCAACAAGCAAAATTGATCAATGAGGAGACTTCGCTAGTTTTTATCATGGACGCTACTTTTCAAGGGATTCCGCTCGGATTACTGCATGATGGAACTGATTATCTGATTGCCCATCATCCGATGTCTTTGTCGATCGGCTCTCAACTTCGAGCTACACCTCAGAAAGAAAACAAGTTGACTGCCTTGGTTGCTGCACTCAGTCAATCTAGCCCTAGTTTTCAAGATCCGCGAGTGCGATCGCTAAAACTGCCTCTGTCTGATATTGAATCCGAAGTGCAAGCAATCCAAGCTGTGTTGCCAGTAACAAAGCTATTAAACGAGCGTTTTACTTTAGCGAAATTTCAGTCCGATCTCAGCAGATCGTCCTACAATATCGTTCACATCGCGACTCACGGGCAGTTTAGCTCATCTCCTGATGAAACATTTCTAATAGCATGGGATCAGTTAATCACTGCCCCACAATTTAGTAGTTTGCTCAAATCGAGGTTTCAGCCGAATGCAGGTTTTGATCTTCTGGTTCTCAGTGCTTGTCAAACCGCGCAGGGAGATAAACGCTCTCCCTTGGGATTGGCTGGAATTGCAGCCCAATCAGGAGCGAAAACGACGCTTGCAAGTCTCTGGCTGATCGATGACACGGCAACCGCGATACTCATTCAACATTTTTATGAAAATCTGAAAGCAGGACAAACTGCCAAAGTCGCACTTCAGCAAGCTCAGATGAAACTCCGTCAAATTTCAGCCTACTCAAATCCTTATTTCTGGTCAGCTTTTGTACTAATTGGAGCAATCTGA
- a CDS encoding ShlB/FhaC/HecB family hemolysin secretion/activation protein: protein MFEDTVLLIVIEAQSLPPQPIPNLNLPPATPATPPPLLPRVSPPEIINSPSSQPESQTSSPRSIRVKEFRFQGNTVFTQQQLGEVVANFIGRDISIAELLQTSAAIRRFYTDRGYLVVGAFIPEAANEALAPQAAIVTIQVVEGTVEQIRVTGDDRFARYVRSRLERATRPILQEQRLIEALRLLQADPRIRTISAVLNPGTEPNTRVLEVQIATNQTFNGSVELNNQRSQLVGRLERRIDLKQANLLEFGDDLSLFYANTDGSNTVGTTYTIPVNVQNGTVQLSATWLNSRIIEEPFDESDIRSSSAFYDLTFRQPIVQRATEESIQELALGITASHSESRSSILGVSFPLSPGADDQGRTRISAIRLFQEWTQRSDRSVLAARSQFSFGINALNSTINRDAPDSQFLSWRGQALWLQRVNSRLDILLRSQLQFSDRVLVPTEQFSLGGSSTVRGYAQNAALNDNGIFGSAEFRIGLLLNDSTSLLLIPFVDAGRAWNSNGNDPNTLASLGLGLQWIQNGLQVRANYAFPLTTLDNQNSQANQFDFSVQYNFSF, encoded by the coding sequence TTGTTTGAAGATACTGTGTTGCTAATTGTGATAGAAGCTCAATCTCTTCCACCCCAACCGATTCCTAACTTAAATCTACCTCCAGCGACTCCAGCGACTCCACCCCCACTTTTGCCCCGCGTCAGCCCTCCTGAGATTATCAATTCTCCTAGTTCTCAGCCGGAGTCGCAAACTTCTTCCCCCCGGTCAATCCGAGTCAAAGAGTTTAGGTTTCAGGGGAATACGGTTTTCACGCAACAACAACTGGGTGAAGTTGTTGCTAATTTTATTGGGCGTGACATCAGCATTGCCGAACTACTTCAAACGAGTGCTGCAATCCGGAGATTCTATACAGACCGTGGCTATCTTGTTGTAGGCGCATTCATTCCAGAGGCAGCAAACGAGGCACTTGCTCCGCAGGCTGCGATCGTAACGATTCAAGTTGTCGAAGGTACGGTTGAGCAAATCAGAGTCACTGGTGATGATCGCTTCGCTAGATATGTTCGCTCCCGCCTCGAACGAGCAACCCGCCCAATTTTGCAGGAGCAGCGTTTAATTGAAGCACTTCGACTTCTACAGGCTGACCCACGCATCCGAACAATTTCAGCCGTTCTCAATCCTGGTACTGAACCCAATACACGAGTTTTAGAAGTGCAAATTGCAACGAATCAGACATTCAACGGCTCTGTAGAGTTGAATAATCAGCGATCGCAGCTTGTTGGAAGATTAGAAAGACGAATCGACCTAAAACAAGCCAATTTACTAGAATTTGGCGATGATCTCAGCCTCTTCTACGCCAACACTGATGGAAGCAATACAGTGGGCACAACCTATACGATTCCTGTTAATGTTCAGAACGGCACGGTGCAACTCAGTGCAACGTGGCTGAATAGTCGAATTATTGAAGAACCGTTTGATGAGTCAGATATCCGTTCAAGCTCGGCATTTTACGATCTAACATTCCGGCAGCCAATTGTTCAACGAGCGACAGAAGAATCAATCCAAGAACTTGCGCTTGGCATTACAGCTTCTCATAGTGAAAGCCGTTCCTCAATCTTAGGCGTTTCCTTTCCATTATCTCCGGGTGCAGACGATCAGGGACGGACTCGGATCTCAGCAATTCGGCTTTTTCAGGAGTGGACACAACGCAGCGATCGCTCTGTATTAGCCGCGCGATCGCAGTTCAGTTTCGGAATTAATGCCTTGAACTCAACGATTAATCGTGATGCGCCAGATAGCCAATTTCTTAGTTGGCGAGGACAGGCTTTGTGGCTACAACGGGTTAATTCTCGACTTGATATTTTATTGCGATCGCAGTTGCAATTTAGCGATCGTGTCTTAGTTCCCACAGAGCAATTTAGCTTAGGTGGTTCATCTACTGTGCGGGGTTATGCTCAGAATGCGGCTCTAAATGATAACGGAATCTTCGGATCAGCTGAATTTAGAATCGGATTACTTCTCAACGATTCGACAAGCCTGCTACTGATTCCTTTTGTTGATGCGGGTAGAGCATGGAACAGTAATGGAAATGATCCCAATACGCTTGCATCTCTAGGGTTGGGATTGCAGTGGATTCAGAACGGTCTACAAGTTCGAGCAAACTACGCCTTTCCATTAACGACTCTCGACAATCAAAACTCTCAAGCGAATCAATTTGATTTCTCAGTTCAATACAATTTCTCTTTCTAA
- a CDS encoding filamentous hemagglutinin N-terminal domain-containing protein, with protein sequence MLRNLSSAFILSFVMGLGSANAGISQVTPDKTLPTPSEVTPSCTNCIINGGLQQGSNLFHSFQEFSIPTGGQVLFNNGLDVQNIFSRVTGNQPSVINGILRANGTANLFLINPNGIQFGANAQLNIGGSFLATTADALQFDDRTQFSAKSPTPLFSNRAPVGLSFTNPAPIQVDGAGHRQLVTSLQGGFASRLAFTGQGQATSGLRVQPNQTLALIGGDIVLNGGLLTAPAGQVEIGSVKTGIVGLSSTASGFRFDYPQSAQLGDISLLKQSAIDTTGDRFSNIRLRGNTINLNDASLLVIENTGSGTVGNIELQADQQINFIGLTPFNRQDQLPLIQKISRSITSLTTSGTGANILLSSPNIRLTDSAYISALTLGNGNAGNIQVQANRLDIQGIAETEAAAIASNITTSTYGIGRGGSIDINAGQIEVSRSGLIYTTTYNLGKAGNISINSQNLLLDGGNLRIAFGASSSLGTALTFIPTNLGSNSVSSANSGNVFVQTQQLRVTNGAQFGTVSLVSGQAGTVTINASESVTVAGTARPTQFDLDQRLTPEARQGLLQLQIDPSSVTVDRPVPSIIGSGGGLRNLFTEQVTNFFLTPISRAGSVTINSPKVRVDDARITVQNAGIGDAGELTLNANQIQLNRGGAIAASTFSGNGGNIVVNADQLWIRDESEITTNAGAGGNGGSIGLTSGVLAVLNNSRISANAERGRGGNVQITAQGVFTDRSSLISATSDRGPEFDGTVQINALESQLQRSSLRVLPTPEGSKIVTICPSQADPRASTLIDNGTGGIPSNPTDSLSSRRGWLPKAPASTTRSQSPPRSNPPTEIQDWVLNPDRKTVRLVVVGRGTPHAASTSPC encoded by the coding sequence ATGCTGCGGAATCTCAGTTCTGCCTTCATTTTAAGCTTCGTAATGGGGCTAGGTTCAGCAAATGCTGGAATCAGCCAAGTTACTCCGGACAAAACTCTTCCAACACCCTCTGAAGTTACTCCAAGTTGTACAAACTGCATTATCAATGGGGGTCTTCAGCAAGGTAGCAATCTATTTCATAGTTTCCAAGAATTCTCAATTCCAACGGGCGGACAAGTTCTATTCAATAACGGGCTAGATGTTCAGAATATTTTCTCTCGTGTCACTGGCAACCAGCCTTCAGTCATTAATGGCATTTTGAGAGCCAATGGAACTGCCAATCTATTTTTGATTAATCCCAATGGGATTCAGTTTGGAGCGAACGCTCAGTTGAATATCGGAGGCTCCTTTCTTGCAACGACAGCAGATGCATTACAGTTTGACGATCGTACTCAATTCAGCGCCAAATCTCCGACACCTCTCTTTTCAAACCGCGCTCCTGTTGGCTTAAGCTTTACGAACCCTGCTCCAATCCAGGTCGATGGCGCAGGACATCGGCAGCTTGTCACTTCCTTACAAGGTGGCTTTGCGAGTCGTCTTGCTTTCACCGGGCAAGGACAGGCAACATCTGGGCTGAGAGTTCAACCCAATCAAACGCTTGCGCTAATTGGTGGAGATATAGTGCTAAATGGCGGTCTATTGACTGCACCTGCGGGGCAAGTTGAAATTGGAAGTGTGAAAACTGGAATTGTTGGACTGAGTAGCACTGCCTCTGGATTCAGGTTTGACTATCCTCAGAGCGCTCAACTTGGGGATATTTCTTTGTTGAAACAATCCGCGATCGACACTACAGGCGATCGATTCAGCAATATCCGGCTTCGAGGCAACACAATCAATCTCAACGATGCTTCATTGCTCGTCATCGAGAATACTGGGAGTGGAACGGTTGGCAACATTGAGCTACAAGCCGATCAGCAAATTAATTTCATTGGGTTAACTCCCTTCAATCGCCAAGATCAATTGCCACTCATCCAGAAGATTTCTCGATCAATTACCAGCCTCACAACTTCTGGCACTGGCGCAAATATTTTACTAAGCAGCCCTAATATCCGCTTAACTGATTCTGCTTACATTTCTGCGCTTACATTAGGAAATGGCAACGCTGGCAACATTCAAGTTCAGGCAAATCGCCTTGATATTCAGGGAATTGCGGAGACTGAAGCGGCAGCGATCGCAAGTAACATTACAACTTCAACCTACGGCATTGGGCGGGGCGGCAGCATTGATATTAATGCGGGTCAGATTGAAGTTTCTAGAAGTGGATTGATTTACACAACGACCTATAACTTGGGTAAAGCGGGTAATATTTCCATCAACTCTCAAAATTTATTACTAGACGGTGGCAACTTACGCATTGCTTTTGGCGCGAGTTCATCTCTAGGAACTGCATTAACGTTCATCCCCACAAATTTAGGATCGAATTCAGTCAGTTCAGCCAATAGTGGGAATGTCTTCGTCCAGACTCAACAACTTAGGGTTACGAATGGCGCTCAATTTGGCACTGTATCATTAGTCTCTGGACAAGCAGGGACAGTAACCATTAATGCTTCTGAATCTGTGACTGTAGCGGGTACTGCTCGTCCTACTCAGTTCGATTTAGATCAACGCTTGACACCTGAAGCGCGACAAGGACTGCTTCAACTTCAAATTGATCCCTCTAGTGTTACAGTCGATCGCCCTGTTCCAAGCATTATTGGCTCAGGTGGTGGGCTAAGAAATTTATTTACTGAGCAAGTTACTAATTTTTTTCTAACCCCAATTAGTCGGGCTGGAAGTGTAACGATTAATAGTCCCAAAGTTCGGGTCGATGATGCTCGAATCACTGTTCAAAATGCAGGAATCGGGGATGCTGGTGAACTGACGCTAAATGCGAATCAAATTCAACTCAATCGAGGAGGCGCGATCGCAGCTTCTACTTTCAGTGGGAATGGCGGAAACATTGTCGTGAATGCAGATCAGTTATGGATAAGAGATGAAAGTGAGATTACGACGAATGCAGGTGCAGGCGGCAACGGAGGCAGTATTGGGCTAACTTCGGGGGTTTTAGCTGTATTAAACAATAGTCGTATTAGTGCTAATGCAGAGCGCGGGCGAGGTGGAAATGTTCAAATCACCGCTCAAGGCGTGTTTACTGACCGCAGCAGCTTAATTAGCGCAACCTCTGATCGTGGACCTGAATTCGATGGAACGGTTCAGATTAATGCGCTTGAGTCCCAACTTCAGCGATCGAGCTTGAGAGTTTTACCTACGCCCGAAGGTTCTAAAATTGTGACAATTTGCCCATCACAGGCTGATCCTCGTGCTAGTACTCTGATTGATAACGGAACGGGTGGGATTCCAAGCAATCCAACTGATTCACTCAGTAGCCGCCGAGGATGGCTGCCAAAAGCGCCAGCTTCTACAACACGATCGCAATCACCTCCTCGGTCGAATCCTCCAACTGAAATTCAAGATTGGGTACTTAATCCCGATCGAAAAACAGTAAGGCTAGTGGTTGTAGGACGCGGCACTCCACATGCAGCAAGCACTTCGCCTTGCTAA